The DNA region CCGGTGACGGTCCACCAGGATTACCTGATGCTGGCGACAGAGGGAACGCAACAAAGACAGGTCGAAAAACTCCAGCCCCGCAACCACAATCCTCTTTTCTTCCTGGTTTTCCGTCATCCGATTTCCCGCTTGATATTCATTGTATCGATTATAACAGACACGTACTCCCATTGATACCAAGAGCGGGCGGAAGCCGACTTGACATCAGACCCCTTTATATGTTATATTTTAATTTAAATTTTGACCGGGAGATTCTCATGGAAATGCGCATTCACTTCCCCGGCGGCAAGCAGGTAACCGCCGAATACAGCGGATTCTCCATTGCCACGGATCAGCCCGTTGGTAGCGGAGGCGATGGATCCGCACCCGCGCCCTTTGACCTCTTCCTGGCTTCGCTGGCCACGTGCGCCGGTATCTACGTGCTGCAGTTTTTGCGACAGCGCGACCTGCCCACGGAAGGCCTGGAACTCGTGCAACGCCATGAATGGAACCAGGAGACCGGGCACCTGGATCGTGTGATGCTTACCATCCACCTGCCGCAAGGTTTCCCGGAACATTATCGTAAGGCCATTATCCAGGCGGCAGGCCTTTGTGCCGTGAAAAAACACCTGGAATCACCACCGGCATTTCAGATCGAAAGCGCCTGAGGGATTTTCAACCCCGCTCGAACTTGCCAATCACGATTCATCTTCAGCCGCAAGCCCCAGCATTTCCAGCAACTCCGTTACCGTTGGACGGTTCCGTACCAGCTCTTCTTTGCGCCTGCGGGACAACTGCTTGATGCGGGCTTCCGCCCGGGTTGCCAGGGAACGTTCCCCCAGGCAGGCCTTATAAACCAGCTCAAGGCTGGTAAAGCCGCGAGTGAAGCGTGCGCCCCGGGGAGAGCCGGCGGCATGCTCCGCCATGCGCCGGGCGACGTCCGAGGCGATCCCGGTGTACAGGCAACGCCCGTCACAGCGCAGCATGTATACGCTCCAGCCAATAGACGGATTTTTACGAAACTTTGTCCCCTGGATATCTTTTTCCCGTAATGATTTTTTCTGGATTGATTTCCCTTGTCCCGCCATATCACCTTTCCTATTATGCATCTCTTGCGTGTAAATGTCACCCGGTTTGCAGTGGCAAACCAATCCCCCTTCACCATGACAATGCGCAGCAATTCCAGTAAAATTTGACTTTTTTTTCCAGTTCTGTTTTCATATATTCCATACGAGACCGCTCATTAAATTGAGAGGAGGAGATATATGAGACTCAACGCACCCAAAAAGATCGTGTGGATGATTTCCCTGATCCTGGCCGTGGTCAGCATCGTCGGCCGGTTCGTCCTGATTCCGTTCGTGACCGTCTACGGCTTCTGGATCATCGGTGTGGCCTGGCTGTTGTTATTCCTGGGTTCCTGGCTCAAGGGCTTCTGACCGTCCTGATGAAGCCGCCCGGGGGAAAGCTCCCGGGCGGCTTTGTATGTCTCTTCCCCTTGTCGATTTCCATGTTGCAGGGCCACGATGCCCTGCAGGGGAAACCAGGGGGACAGGCGTTGCATTGTTACTCCGTATCCGGCATTC from Candidatus Aminicenantes bacterium includes:
- a CDS encoding osmotically inducible protein OsmC, which gives rise to MLMEMRIHFPGGKQVTAEYSGFSIATDQPVGSGGDGSAPAPFDLFLASLATCAGIYVLQFLRQRDLPTEGLELVQRHEWNQETGHLDRVMLTIHLPQGFPEHYRKAIIQAAGLCAVKKHLESPPAFQIESA
- a CDS encoding GIY-YIG nuclease family protein; protein product: MAGQGKSIQKKSLREKDIQGTKFRKNPSIGWSVYMLRCDGRCLYTGIASDVARRMAEHAAGSPRGARFTRGFTSLELVYKACLGERSLATRAEARIKQLSRRRKEELVRNRPTVTELLEMLGLAAEDES